Proteins from one Bacteroides mediterraneensis genomic window:
- the glgP gene encoding alpha-glucan family phosphorylase, which produces MKIKTNYANTPAWREINVKSRIPESLKMLEVMARNIWWSWNDDATEMFKELDPELWRTVGQNPVALLERLNYEKLEALSVDKEMLGKINAIYDRFTEYMSAKPDKSRPSVAYFCMEYGLTHVLKIYSGGLGILAGDYLKEASDSNVDMCGVGFLYRYGYFTQSLSMDGQQIANYEAQNFGSLPLERVKDENDQPMVLDVPYLNYYVHAYVWRVNVGRVPLYLLDTDNEMNSEFDRSITHQLYGGDWENRLKQEILLGIGGVLLLKKLGIKKDVYHCNEGHAALCNVQRLCDYVESGMTFDEALEVVRASSLYTVHTPVPAGHDYFDEGLFGKYMGGYPQRMGISWQDLMDLGRINPGDPNERFCMSTFACNTCQEVNGVSWLHGKVSQEMFSGIWKGYFPEENHVGYVTNGVHFPTWCASEWKALYNKYFDKNFMHDQSNPKIWERIYNVPDEEIWKTRVALKNKLINYIRDQFRDTWLKNQRDPSRVVSLMDKINPNALLIGFARRFATYKRAHLLFTDLDRLSKIVNNPDYPVQFLFAGKAHPHDGAGQGLIKKIVEISNRPEFLGKIIFLENYDMKLARRLVSGVDIWMNTPTRPLEASGTSGEKALMNGVVNFSVLDGWWLEGYREGAGWALTEKRTYQNQEHQDQLDAATIYSILETEILPLYYARNKKGYSEGWVRTIKNSIAQVAPHYTMKRQLDDYFTKFYTKEATRYHALEANNYEEVKKIAAWKEEVAAKWDEIQVVSFNKCQDLCNGNVESGKDYKLTCVIDEKGLDDAIGVEQVVTYTNAEGREYIYAVNPMKMVKREGNLFTFEMVASLSNAGSFKVAYRMFPKNDALPHRQDFCYVRWFNE; this is translated from the coding sequence ATGAAAATCAAGACAAACTATGCTAATACTCCTGCGTGGAGGGAAATAAATGTGAAATCCCGTATTCCGGAATCCTTGAAGATGCTGGAAGTGATGGCTCGCAACATTTGGTGGTCATGGAATGATGATGCAACCGAAATGTTCAAAGAACTGGACCCGGAATTATGGCGTACTGTAGGGCAGAATCCGGTTGCTTTGTTGGAACGTTTGAACTACGAGAAACTGGAAGCTTTGTCTGTAGATAAGGAAATGCTGGGCAAGATCAATGCTATTTATGATAGATTTACTGAATACATGTCAGCAAAACCGGATAAAAGCCGTCCGTCTGTTGCCTATTTCTGTATGGAGTATGGTTTGACTCACGTACTGAAAATTTATTCCGGTGGTTTGGGTATCTTGGCTGGTGACTACTTGAAAGAGGCTTCAGACAGCAACGTAGACATGTGTGGTGTCGGTTTCTTGTATCGTTACGGTTATTTCACTCAGAGCCTTTCAATGGACGGACAGCAGATTGCCAATTATGAAGCACAGAACTTCGGCAGCCTGCCGTTGGAGCGTGTGAAAGATGAAAACGACCAGCCGATGGTATTGGATGTACCGTATTTGAACTATTACGTACATGCATACGTATGGAGAGTCAATGTGGGTCGTGTTCCTTTGTATCTGCTGGATACCGATAATGAAATGAACAGCGAATTCGACCGTTCCATCACTCACCAGTTGTATGGCGGTGACTGGGAAAACCGTTTGAAACAGGAAATTCTGCTGGGTATCGGTGGTGTGCTGCTGTTGAAGAAATTGGGTATCAAGAAAGATGTATACCACTGCAACGAAGGACATGCTGCATTGTGTAACGTACAGCGTCTGTGTGATTACGTGGAAAGCGGCATGACATTCGATGAAGCATTGGAAGTGGTTCGTGCTTCTTCTCTGTATACTGTACATACTCCGGTTCCGGCTGGACATGATTACTTCGATGAAGGCTTGTTCGGCAAATACATGGGCGGTTATCCGCAGCGTATGGGTATCAGCTGGCAGGATTTGATGGATTTGGGACGTATCAATCCAGGTGATCCGAATGAACGCTTCTGTATGTCTACCTTTGCCTGCAACACTTGCCAGGAAGTGAACGGTGTGAGCTGGTTGCACGGAAAAGTTTCTCAGGAAATGTTCTCAGGTATCTGGAAAGGTTATTTCCCGGAAGAAAACCACGTAGGATATGTTACTAACGGTGTACATTTCCCCACTTGGTGTGCTTCTGAATGGAAAGCATTGTACAACAAATATTTTGACAAGAATTTCATGCACGACCAGTCTAATCCGAAGATTTGGGAACGTATCTATAATGTGCCCGATGAAGAAATCTGGAAGACCCGTGTGGCTTTGAAGAACAAATTAATCAATTATATCCGCGATCAGTTCCGTGACACATGGTTGAAGAACCAGCGTGACCCGTCGCGTGTGGTTTCTTTGATGGATAAGATTAATCCGAATGCTTTGTTGATTGGTTTTGCCCGTCGTTTTGCCACTTACAAACGTGCACACCTGCTGTTCACTGATTTGGACCGCTTGTCTAAGATTGTCAACAACCCGGACTATCCGGTTCAGTTCCTGTTTGCCGGTAAGGCTCACCCGCACGATGGTGCTGGTCAGGGATTGATTAAGAAGATTGTAGAAATCTCTAACCGTCCGGAATTCCTGGGTAAGATTATTTTCTTGGAAAACTACGATATGAAGCTGGCCCGTCGTCTGGTTTCTGGTGTAGATATCTGGATGAATACTCCGACACGTCCGTTGGAAGCTTCCGGTACATCTGGTGAAAAAGCTTTGATGAACGGTGTGGTTAACTTCTCTGTATTGGATGGATGGTGGCTGGAAGGCTATCGTGAAGGTGCCGGATGGGCATTGACCGAAAAACGTACTTACCAGAATCAGGAACACCAGGATCAGCTGGATGCCGCTACTATCTACAGTATCCTGGAAACAGAAATCCTGCCGTTGTATTATGCTAGAAACAAGAAAGGCTATTCTGAAGGCTGGGTAAGAACCATCAAGAACTCTATTGCTCAGGTAGCTCCTCATTATACCATGAAACGTCAGTTGGACGATTACTTTACGAAGTTCTATACCAAGGAAGCTACTCGTTATCATGCCTTGGAAGCTAACAACTATGAAGAGGTGAAGAAAATCGCTGCATGGAAGGAAGAAGTGGCTGCCAAGTGGGACGAAATTCAGGTGGTTTCATTCAACAAATGTCAGGATTTGTGCAACGGTAACGTAGAAAGCGGTAAGGACTATAAACTTACTTGTGTAATTGATGAAAAGGGTCTGGACGATGCCATCGGTGTAGAACAGGTCGTTACTTACACCAATGCGGAAGGACGCGAATACATCTATGCCGTTAATCCGATGAAGATGGTGAAACGTGAAGGTAATCTGTTTACTTTTGAAATGGTAGCCAGCTTGTCGAACGCCGGTAGCTTCAAAGTAGCTTACCGTATGTTCCCGAAGAACGATGCGCTGCCTCACCGTCAGGACTTCTGTTATGTACGTTGGTTTAATGAATAA
- a CDS encoding response regulator transcription factor has translation MKILIVEDDSDLREITTQSLEKERYVVSQAPDYKTALRKIEDYDYDCILLDIMLPDGCGLDLLEELHALGKRTNVIILSAKDSLEDKVKGLDLGADDYLPKPYHLAELHARLKSLFRRNQREGERKVTYGNVEIIPDHFKVIVGGKDIDLNRKEYDILLYFMLRPGRLVNKTTLAESVWGDHIDQVDNFDFIYAQIKNLRKHLKDAGATVELKAVYGIGYKLVEE, from the coding sequence ATGAAAATATTGATTGTAGAAGACGATTCTGATCTCCGTGAAATCACTACTCAGTCGCTGGAGAAAGAACGCTATGTAGTATCGCAGGCTCCTGATTATAAAACCGCTTTGCGTAAGATAGAAGATTATGATTACGATTGTATCCTGCTGGACATTATGTTGCCCGATGGTTGCGGACTCGATTTGCTGGAAGAACTGCATGCTTTGGGAAAGCGCACCAATGTGATTATTCTGTCGGCTAAGGATTCGTTGGAAGATAAAGTAAAAGGACTGGATTTGGGAGCGGATGACTATCTTCCAAAACCTTATCACCTGGCTGAACTGCATGCCCGTTTGAAAAGTCTTTTCCGTCGTAACCAGCGTGAAGGCGAGAGGAAGGTGACTTATGGCAATGTGGAAATCATTCCAGACCATTTTAAGGTCATTGTGGGGGGAAAGGATATTGACCTGAACCGTAAGGAATATGATATTCTGCTTTACTTTATGTTGCGTCCCGGACGGTTGGTGAACAAGACCACGTTGGCCGAGTCGGTATGGGGAGACCATATTGATCAGGTGGATAATTTTGATTTTATTTATGCCCAAATCAAGAATCTGCGTAAGCATTTGAAAGATGCGGGAGCTACGGTAGAGTTGAAAGCTGTATATGGTATAGGTTATAAACTGGTAGAAGAATGA
- a CDS encoding HAMP domain-containing sensor histidine kinase, producing the protein MKLFHLVMWRMSAMLVVILTCWAVLFYLAVMEEVNDEVDDSLSDYAESLIIRSLSGEKMPDTSNGSNNQYFLYDVSAEYAASYPKISYRDEMVYITAKGETEPARILMTIFQKDDGGYMELVVYTPTIEKYDLQRAILGWIVFLYVLLLLMILAVNAWVFYRNMRPLYTLLKWLENYRLGSKREPLDESLRIVEFRKLNEAANLFSERSEQLYEQQKLFIGNASHEMQTPLAICRNRLEMLMEDDTLTEKQLSELMKTHRTLENLTRLNKSLLLLCKIDNRQFTDVKPICLNELLMHYLDDYKEVYAYRRVQVNVHVEDCFQLEMSEALATVLLTNLLKNAFVHTSEGGTIELTFTASSFEIRNTGEASLDKNRIFERFYKEGKKEGSTGLGLALVDSICKAYRLNLSYRFENGMHIFTIIS; encoded by the coding sequence ATGAAACTGTTTCATCTGGTCATGTGGCGTATGTCCGCCATGCTGGTGGTTATCCTGACGTGCTGGGCTGTTCTGTTCTATCTGGCTGTCATGGAGGAAGTGAACGACGAGGTGGACGATTCCCTGAGTGACTATGCGGAATCGCTGATAATCCGTTCACTGTCTGGTGAAAAGATGCCGGACACGAGCAACGGTTCGAACAACCAGTATTTCCTCTATGACGTGAGTGCAGAATATGCGGCTTCGTATCCGAAAATTTCCTATCGGGATGAAATGGTGTACATTACGGCAAAAGGTGAGACTGAACCTGCCCGCATCCTGATGACCATTTTCCAGAAGGATGACGGGGGCTATATGGAGCTGGTGGTTTACACGCCTACCATTGAAAAATACGATCTTCAGCGAGCCATTCTGGGATGGATTGTCTTTCTGTATGTACTTTTGCTGCTGATGATTCTGGCCGTCAATGCCTGGGTGTTCTATCGCAATATGCGTCCGCTGTACACTTTGTTGAAATGGCTGGAGAACTATCGGCTGGGAAGCAAACGGGAACCGCTCGACGAGTCGTTGCGGATTGTGGAATTCCGGAAACTGAATGAAGCGGCCAATCTGTTCTCCGAACGCAGTGAGCAGCTTTATGAGCAGCAAAAACTCTTTATCGGGAATGCCTCCCATGAGATGCAGACTCCGCTGGCCATCTGTCGCAACCGCCTGGAGATGCTGATGGAGGATGATACCCTGACCGAGAAGCAGCTTTCGGAGCTGATGAAAACCCACCGCACACTGGAGAACCTGACTCGTCTGAACAAGTCGCTGCTGCTTTTGTGCAAGATTGATAACCGGCAGTTTACGGATGTGAAGCCGATTTGTCTGAACGAACTTCTGATGCACTACCTGGACGATTACAAGGAGGTATATGCATACCGCCGTGTACAGGTAAATGTGCATGTGGAAGATTGTTTTCAACTGGAGATGAGCGAGGCATTGGCCACGGTCTTGCTGACCAATCTGTTGAAGAATGCCTTTGTGCATACAAGTGAAGGTGGAACAATCGAACTCACTTTCACTGCTTCGTCTTTTGAAATCCGCAATACCGGAGAAGCTTCCTTGGACAAAAACCGTATTTTCGAACGTTTCTATAAGGAAGGGAAGAAAGAAGGTTCCACAGGCCTTGGTCTGGCGTTGGTCGATTCCATTTGCAAGGCTTATCGGCTCAATCTGTCCTATCGGTTTGAGAACGGAATGCACATTTTCACGATTATTTCTTGA
- a CDS encoding PepSY-like domain-containing protein: MKKLVFLLVCVFTVSTVAMADNEKPIQVGQLPTKAQTFITTYFKGKKVALAKQDSDLFSKSYDVIFTNGEKVEFDKSGEWTEVKCKSAIPSQIIPAAIRTYVKTNYPDASIIQIERKRNEYEVKLSNRWEITFDSQMRVIDIDD, encoded by the coding sequence ATGAAAAAGTTAGTTTTCCTGCTCGTGTGTGTGTTCACTGTATCAACCGTGGCAATGGCCGATAACGAAAAACCTATCCAGGTGGGACAGTTGCCTACCAAGGCCCAGACGTTCATCACTACTTACTTTAAAGGTAAAAAAGTGGCTTTGGCCAAACAAGACAGTGATTTGTTCAGCAAATCGTACGATGTGATTTTCACCAATGGCGAAAAAGTGGAATTTGATAAATCGGGTGAATGGACGGAGGTGAAATGCAAGTCGGCCATTCCTTCACAGATTATCCCTGCTGCCATCCGTACGTATGTGAAAACCAATTATCCGGATGCTTCCATCATCCAGATTGAACGCAAGCGCAATGAATATGAAGTAAAACTCTCCAACCGTTGGGAAATTACTTTCGACAGTCAGATGCGCGTGATTGATATCGACGACTGA
- a CDS encoding RluA family pseudouridine synthase — MIHSFHTPTEGIALPKAFTFPFHYTPHPLTRLAAEEVRQYLLTRDDWQEELRQGKMFGVLVIRDGEGKLGYLAAFSGNLAGSNHHAFFVPPVYDLLQPDGFFRIEEAEISGINHRIAALETSEAYRSAQAAWKQAEEEAQAILTREKQKLKEEKARREQRRKEGVSSEEAEAMSRESQFLKAEFKRLERRLKEKVQEAGETFQGLEQEIQALRHERKTRSAALQLRLFSQFRMLNARGEVKDLCEIFQNTPQKTPPAGAGECALPKLLQYAYLHHLQPLTMGEFWWGMSPKDEIRREGHFYPSCKGKCEPILKHMLVGLEVEPNPLEEDVHRQTALEILYEDEWLVVVHKPAGMLSVPGKNDLDSILQRLHNLYPKATGPLIVHRLDMATSGLLLAAKTKEVHKELQALFETRLIRKRYTAILEGELETDEGIIDLPLCPNPMDRPRQMVSREYGKRAVTSYRVLERRDGMTRVTFYPHTGRTHQLRVHAAHPEGLNHPIVGDDLYGQPSDRLYLHAAELEFVHPVTGEKLQIIKEADFDS, encoded by the coding sequence ATGATACATTCTTTCCACACCCCTACCGAAGGCATCGCCTTGCCGAAAGCCTTCACTTTTCCCTTCCACTACACTCCTCACCCGCTTACCCGACTGGCGGCGGAAGAGGTGCGCCAGTACCTGCTCACACGGGACGACTGGCAGGAAGAGCTCCGGCAAGGAAAGATGTTCGGGGTACTGGTCATCCGGGATGGAGAAGGAAAGCTGGGCTACCTGGCTGCTTTCTCGGGCAACCTGGCCGGCAGCAACCACCACGCGTTTTTCGTTCCGCCGGTGTACGACCTCCTGCAACCCGACGGTTTCTTCCGCATCGAGGAGGCGGAGATTTCGGGCATCAACCACCGGATTGCGGCACTGGAGACCAGTGAGGCTTACCGCTCGGCACAGGCGGCATGGAAGCAGGCAGAAGAAGAGGCTCAGGCCATACTGACCCGTGAAAAACAGAAGCTGAAAGAGGAGAAAGCCCGTCGGGAACAACGGCGGAAGGAAGGGGTTTCTTCCGAAGAGGCGGAAGCGATGTCGCGCGAGAGCCAGTTCCTGAAAGCGGAATTCAAACGGTTGGAACGACGGCTGAAAGAGAAGGTGCAGGAGGCCGGAGAGACTTTTCAGGGCCTCGAACAGGAGATTCAGGCCTTGCGCCACGAACGGAAGACGCGTTCGGCAGCTCTCCAGTTACGGCTGTTTTCCCAGTTCCGGATGCTCAACGCCCGGGGCGAGGTGAAAGATTTGTGCGAGATTTTCCAAAATACCCCGCAGAAGACGCCACCTGCCGGAGCGGGAGAATGTGCCCTGCCCAAGCTGCTCCAGTATGCGTACCTGCATCATCTTCAGCCTCTGACCATGGGCGAGTTCTGGTGGGGCATGTCGCCCAAGGACGAGATACGCCGCGAAGGGCATTTCTATCCGTCGTGCAAGGGGAAATGCGAACCGATTCTGAAACACATGCTCGTGGGGCTGGAGGTCGAACCGAATCCGCTGGAGGAAGATGTGCACCGACAGACAGCATTGGAGATTCTCTACGAAGACGAATGGCTGGTGGTGGTACACAAACCGGCGGGCATGCTTTCCGTACCGGGCAAGAACGACCTCGATTCCATCCTCCAGCGGCTGCACAACCTCTACCCCAAAGCCACCGGACCGCTTATCGTGCACCGGCTGGACATGGCGACGTCCGGACTGCTGCTGGCGGCCAAGACGAAGGAGGTGCACAAGGAGCTTCAGGCACTTTTCGAGACGCGCCTCATCCGCAAGCGGTACACGGCCATCCTGGAAGGGGAACTGGAAACGGACGAGGGTATCATCGACCTGCCTCTCTGTCCGAATCCGATGGACCGCCCGCGCCAGATGGTGAGCCGGGAATACGGGAAACGGGCGGTCACGTCCTACCGGGTACTGGAGCGCAGGGATGGGATGACAAGGGTGACGTTTTATCCGCATACGGGGCGCACGCATCAGCTCCGGGTACATGCCGCGCATCCCGAGGGACTGAATCATCCGATTGTGGGCGATGACCTCTACGGCCAGCCGTCCGACCGTCTGTATCTGCACGCTGCGGAACTGGAGTTTGTGCATCCGGTGACAGGTGAAAAGCTGCAAATTATAAAAGAAGCAGATTTCGATTCTTAA
- a CDS encoding BACON domain-containing protein, whose amino-acid sequence MSINVYLKKRGEISIFLVGILLLFTLYACSEDSPSSEEEQPTLSIPSDQLFWDLGYEAQSVEVVFSCNAEWSVSVDDASSSWLSVTPSKGNAGEYTLSISVSENTDKDSRTGTVTVSSRELSKEISFTQSGFETTLSIPSDQLSWNLGYEAQSVEVNLSCNAEWSVSVDDASSAWLSVTPVEGDAGQHTLSISVAENTSGESRTGTVTVSSGEESKEISLTQSGFDTTLDIPSSQLAWNLSYEAQSVEVNLSCNVEWSVSVDDASSAWLSVTPAEGDAGQHTLSVSVAENTSGESRTGTVTVSAGEESKEISLTQSGFDTTLDIPSSQLSWNLGYETQSVEVNLSCNAEWSVSVDAASSSWLSVSPSKGGAGQHTLSVSVAENTNGEPRTGTVTVSSGDVSKVIVFMQSGFETTLSIPSSQLFWNLGYESQSVEVNLGCNAEWSVSVDAASSSWLSVSPSKGGAGQHTLSVSVSENTNGKSRTGTVTVSSGDVSKVIVLTQSGFETTLSIPSSQLSWSLGYESQSVEVNLGCNAEWSVSVDAASSSWLSVSPSKGGAGQHTLSISVSENTGEESRTGIVTVSSGEVSKKISLTQSGRIFQPEIGGPEDMPVEEWK is encoded by the coding sequence ATGTCAATCAATGTCTATTTAAAAAAAAGAGGTGAAATTTCCATCTTCCTCGTTGGGATTTTACTGTTGTTCACATTGTATGCATGTTCTGAAGATTCTCCTTCATCGGAAGAAGAACAGCCAACTCTTTCCATCCCTTCTGACCAGCTTTTCTGGGACCTGGGTTATGAGGCACAGTCGGTTGAAGTGGTGTTCAGCTGCAATGCAGAGTGGTCTGTATCGGTGGATGACGCATCCTCTTCCTGGTTGAGCGTCACCCCTTCAAAGGGTAATGCGGGCGAGTATACGCTATCGATTTCCGTGTCGGAGAATACGGACAAGGACTCCCGTACCGGTACTGTCACGGTGAGTTCCAGGGAACTGAGCAAGGAAATATCCTTTACGCAAAGCGGGTTTGAAACCACCCTTTCCATTCCTTCTGACCAGCTTTCCTGGAACCTGGGTTACGAGGCACAGTCGGTTGAAGTGAACCTCAGCTGCAACGCAGAGTGGTCCGTATCGGTGGACGACGCATCTTCAGCCTGGCTGAGTGTAACCCCTGTAGAGGGTGATGCCGGCCAGCATACACTGTCGATTTCCGTTGCGGAGAATACAAGCGGGGAATCTCGTACCGGCACCGTCACGGTAAGTTCCGGAGAAGAAAGCAAGGAAATATCTCTCACGCAAAGCGGATTCGATACGACACTCGATATACCTTCCAGTCAGTTGGCCTGGAACCTGAGTTACGAGGCACAGTCGGTTGAAGTGAACCTCAGCTGCAACGTAGAGTGGTCCGTATCGGTGGATGACGCATCTTCAGCCTGGCTGAGTGTAACCCCTGCAGAGGGTGATGCCGGCCAGCATACACTGTCGGTTTCCGTCGCGGAGAATACAAGCGGGGAATCTCGTACCGGCACCGTCACGGTAAGTGCCGGAGAAGAAAGCAAGGAAATATCCCTCACTCAAAGTGGATTTGATACGACACTCGATATACCTTCCAGTCAGTTGTCTTGGAACCTGGGTTACGAGACACAGTCGGTTGAAGTGAACCTCAGCTGCAACGCAGAGTGGTCTGTATCGGTGGATGCCGCTTCCTCTTCCTGGTTGAGCGTAAGTCCGTCAAAGGGTGGTGCCGGCCAGCATACACTGTCGGTTTCTGTCGCGGAGAATACAAATGGGGAACCTCGTACCGGTACTGTCACGGTAAGTTCCGGAGATGTAAGCAAGGTGATTGTCTTCATGCAAAGCGGCTTCGAAACCACCCTTTCTATCCCTTCCAGTCAGTTGTTCTGGAACCTGGGTTACGAGTCACAGTCGGTTGAAGTGAATCTTGGTTGCAACGCAGAGTGGTCTGTATCAGTGGATGCCGCTTCCTCTTCCTGGTTGAGCGTAAGCCCGTCAAAGGGTGGTGCCGGCCAGCATACACTGTCGGTTTCCGTTTCGGAGAATACAAACGGGAAATCTCGTACCGGTACCGTCACGGTAAGTTCTGGAGATGTAAGCAAGGTGATTGTCCTTACACAAAGCGGCTTCGAAACCACCCTTTCTATCCCTTCCAGTCAGTTGTCCTGGAGTCTGGGTTACGAGTCACAGTCGGTTGAAGTGAATCTTGGTTGCAACGCAGAGTGGTCTGTATCAGTGGATGCCGCTTCCTCTTCCTGGTTGAGCGTAAGCCCGTCAAAGGGTGGTGCCGGCCAGCATACACTGTCAATTTCTGTTTCGGAAAATACGGGTGAGGAATCTCGTACCGGCATCGTCACGGTAAGTTCCGGAGAAGTCAGCAAGAAAATTTCCCTCACGCAAAGCGGAAGAATCTTTCAGCCAGAAATTGGAGGTCCGGAAGACATGCCGGTGGAAGAATGGAAATAG